The genomic window GTAGGTGGACCAAACCAGCGTGGACTATAATGCCACTTAaggcctgtttagattccaacgttTTTCTTTAAACATTCAAtatttccatcacatcgtttcaatttctttaaacttccaattttgacgtggaactaaacacagccttaggcgGTGTTCTTTCCCTGGTGTTAGGAGCCGGGCTCATCTAATGTATACAACCAAACAACTCCCATTGCATCATTCTAACCAGGCTAAACCCAGCCTGGATGAGGCATACGAGCCAGGCTGAGGGCATTCGAGCAACAAAACACACTCTAATTACTCCCGGCATTCGAGCAACAAAACACACCCTAATTACTCCCGCACGTAAAGTGGAGTGAcctattagctcatgattaatcaagtactacctccgttttatgttataagactttctaatattgcccacattcatatagatgttaatgaatctaggcacacatatatgtctagattaattaatatttatatgaatatgagcaatgctagaaagtcttataatatgaaacggaggaagtatctgttttttaaaatgaattaatattgtaggatcgaaacacaagaactaagccaactagagggggggtgaatagttGGTGTACCCAAAAActaaaacttttagcggaaataaaagttaccctcaaattcgatggatcgtggtctgaccgaagtagtcctgccggtctgaccgtctgGAAGCCGTCAGTCTTACCGGAGTAGATCGTCCGGTTGGACCGTCAAGATCAGCAGATGCTGCTGtagtcgccgccggtctgaccataGGTatgccgccagtctgaccgccgtgatgtcgccggtctgaccgccagtaTCTCgctggttagaccgccgaacccgaacaaacacaaatcaaagaactctcaaagttgatgacaactttattacttctctctgtgtttgcagagtgcaacaacagcactcctcacgaaaatctcgactaaactcaaaaccctaactcaactctcaacacaatgctctcaaaagcgataccgggaagcctcacgctccatctttatttatacatgaggtaggcagcctaaagccacgaaccgaacttatacaagaagtcctaatccacgtaggaaaccttcccgtacaagaaacaaactttacaaactctaatcataccaaatttggactccttttaaattcgactccacatcccatacgcacacaatacctccatcgtatgccatatgaaatcttcaccaaccacgtgtattgaactctagcctaagtatcctgCATGATATCTAACTGTCACGGACATCGCCTTATCCCCAAGTCGACTCCcaatccatcaccggcaatactctcccgaggcatcaagttacctacacatgaatcaaacaaagaaaccatattccgagaccaagctatctccaacttgactcattgttagcaaacaacagtattacatacgtatagtatccgtCTAAAAGCCAGAAACacgaaataatcacggatatccgaacaaacaacccgaaaccgacacagagtcggccggtcagatcgAGGGCTAAGCTGAtctgaccgcgcgatacacaccggtctgaccgacaaCCACTGCTCAGCCTGACCGGACCCAAATCACAGCAGTATCTGTATaacacctgtaaatccaatcatctcaaaaaccacttcgccaataatctccaaatatcaaaaccaataattgcagatgccaattgttcatcacagaataagaataaaaacactttgattttacaaataTGATTTTCTTAAGCAACTTTCTTGtaaaagttagtttttttttaaaaaaacaccgtttagtagtttgaaaatcaTGCACACGAAAAACAAGAAAAGTGAGTTGGAAACTCAGCCTTACACGTTATATACCTTAAAAAACACTGGTTTAATTGAAGACGGCAATATAGCGGCTAAGGGTGACTTGAGGGCTTctttggggagcttctagctgctgcagcttctcccaaAATCTTCAGCTCCCTAAACAGTGCAAATTGTCACATAGATTCTAAGAatttgtagttgtagaatccagaaaatgaactagaaccCAGAAACTGAAAAATCGAActtctccagattctcagaagctggctaccaaccaaTAGATTCTTataatcttaagctcccccaaGCATGGCTTCAAATTCTACCTACATTAGGGAGGCAATATGGACTTATTTACTCCCAAGAAACGGACCGGGATTTTGGCCCATGCAGCCCAATTTTGCTACCCACGTGGCCACGTGCCACGTCGTCTACGCATCCTTCCATTGGAAGCTGCGGTGCGCCGACGACCCGAAATCCCCTACTTTGGCCGTTGCGGTTGCGGAATCGCGTGCGACCCGCCCTCTCCCTCTACTGCACTACTCCTTACCCACCAACAAAGACAAAAGGTTTGAccccgaccaccaccaccactccagCCCATCGCCACGCCTCCACTCCGCTCCGACCCGAAACGCGCGACCCATTTTCTCCTCGGTTTCCTCGCGCGGAgtcggggagaggaggaggcggcccagATGCAGACGCCCGCCGAGattccgccggccgccgccaccgccgccgaggcgcCCGCGGTGCCCAGATCCAACGacccccccgccgcctccgacccctcctcccctccgccgccgccgccccccgtcgccgtggccgccgccaccgccgatccGCCTCCCCCCGCGCAGCCGCAGGGGCAGAAGACCGTCACGTGGAGCGAGAAGCTGACGTCGGAGTCGCCCACCTATgtggcggccgccaccgccgaggccgccgagtCCAGCCAGTACGTCTCCCGCGGccccgcctcctcgtcctccaaGGGTAACGCTTAACGCCGCCGCTGGGGTTCGTTCTGATGCTGTCTCAGGAAGGGGGGATTGTTTCGGTTCTGATCTTTGCTCTGGTGCTTTGTGAGCCCGCAGGCGCGGTGGAGGCCATGAAGGAGACGCTGTCCAGGTGGGGGAAGTCGGTGGGGGAGACGACCAAGATGGTCGAGAGCCTCAGCCGGGACACGTGGCAGCACTGTGAGATCTCTGAGCCCACTTCAGCTCTCCCAATTTTACCGGAGCCTAGCTTTTTTTTGTTCCATTGTTTGCAAGATTCATTTCTTGAGGTCCACGGATTGCGGCGCGTAGGCACTAGGCTCTTTTGGCTTTGTAATGATCGAAGGAAGGAATGTGGGAGTAGATAAAGTTGGAAAGTGAAAACTTAAGGTAGATTCCTTCAACAGTTAGATGATGGTTATAGAAATTGGTTTGGAAGTATCAGCATCTTTTGAAGCTTGTGAAAACATTTGGCGTAGCTTTCTATGCTTTATACCCTCTATTTTACGGGCATGTTTTGTAAGTTGTTTTTAAAGCTTCAGTGCTGTGCTCAGTTCCCCAGAAAGCTTTGTTCTGCTAACGACGTTCTTCATCTTTCTCAAATAATTGAATATCCAAAGGAACTGGTAATTGTGTAGTAGGACGAATTGATCTTGGAGAGTTAGTGATGAAGAAACTTGTTTTGTGTCCCTTCTGTTTGGTTAATTCCATTGTTTGTTTTCCGTGTGAATTTGAACTGATTGAATGATCATGACAGCATTAATAATTAGAGACTTGACCGCCCAGTTTTTCTATACAAACCAGCAAATGCATGTCTATGCTGTTGTTCTCTTGCAATTATAATATACGATGAACCTCTTAGGAAGAATGataataattttgcaaaatacTGATGATAACTGGTTAGGGCTAAATAGCTGGCTCCTAGGAGCCAGTGGGGTAGGGAGCCAGGTATAAATTCTTATGCCAACTTGTCCTTGAACTAGCAAACCTTGTAAATATCAACTGTGCATATAGATGAACATCCAAAGAAGTCACACATTTGGGTGAATTATCCTTCAAAGCAATGATCATCTGCCCCATGAACAATTTTCACACTTTAATTACTTTAGAATAGTTATTGTGGTCAAATGATGGGCAGTCTGCGAATAATTCACTTTTCTTATGCAAAAGGCTGAGAGACCCAAACGTTATTTTGTACATGGTCAACCCGGTGCTATGCAGGATATTACATGAACTATATTTTTGCACAGATGTAGAATATCTACTAGATGTCTGACTACACTCTTTGCCTCTTAATCAGTCAAGACTGGACCTAGTTTTACTGAAGCTGCTATGGGACGGCTTGCTCAAGGAACTAAAGTCTTAGCAGAAGGTGGCTATGAAAAAATATTCAGGCAAACTTTTGAGATTCTTCCTGAGGAGCAGCTGAAAATATCTTATGCATGCTATCTATCAACATCTGCTGGTCCTGTCATGGGAGTCATGTACATTTCTACAGCTAAAATTGCATTCTGCAGCGACAATCCTCTCTCTTACAAAGCTGGAAATAAAACTGAATGGAGTTACTACAAGGCAAGAATTGTTCATTTCCTTGTAGACTCTATGCAGTGCTTATGAGACCTTCATCTTATTTCCATGcttcaccttttcttttaattttacaTGCTTA from Oryza glaberrima chromosome 6, OglaRS2, whole genome shotgun sequence includes these protein-coding regions:
- the LOC127777954 gene encoding GEM-like protein 1 is translated as MQTPAEIPPAAATAAEAPAVPRSNDPPAASDPSSPPPPPPPVAVAAATADPPPPAQPQGQKTVTWSEKLTSESPTYVAAATAEAAESSQYVSRGPASSSSKGAVEAMKETLSRWGKSVGETTKMVESLSRDTWQHFKTGPSFTEAAMGRLAQGTKVLAEGGYEKIFRQTFEILPEEQLKISYACYLSTSAGPVMGVMYISTAKIAFCSDNPLSYKAGNKTEWSYYKVVIPLHQLRAANPSVSKVNPAEKYIQVVSVEGHEFWFMGFLMYDKAVSSLQEAMNSAREMQP